One window from the genome of Natrinema caseinilyticum encodes:
- a CDS encoding Gfo/Idh/MocA family protein, whose product MAQSAPTKESVRVGVVGLGGMGVQHARSVQSLGHRVVGGADVDSETRERFGEEFGARTYDTHEALYEGEEPNAVIIATPNKFHEPTAVAALERGMNVLIEKPLAHTLESAERIARAERTADGFGMVGFHNRFSPATTAFKEYQANGAFGDVTHVQVDYVRRRGIPGRNSWFTDPEHAGGGALIDIGVHAIDLALYVLGFPRVVEATGISRSEFGWRWKYVDPDRPESSDWDGDGTSFAVDDSASAFIRTADDRTVSVEVAWAASQTSRNDVVVRGTDGGATFELGGDSLTIHHTSTRGTPHYRTSEITATPQLTPHETQLEMFLEAVATREPPACNTFDQGLMVQKIIDSVYRSEEDGRSISLARADEEMPA is encoded by the coding sequence ATGGCACAATCAGCACCAACGAAGGAATCGGTTCGTGTGGGCGTCGTCGGACTCGGAGGCATGGGAGTACAACACGCCCGATCGGTCCAGTCCCTCGGCCATCGGGTCGTCGGCGGCGCCGACGTCGACTCGGAGACGCGAGAGCGATTCGGCGAGGAGTTCGGCGCGCGAACGTACGACACCCACGAGGCGCTCTACGAAGGCGAAGAGCCAAACGCCGTGATCATCGCGACGCCGAACAAGTTCCACGAACCGACGGCCGTGGCGGCACTCGAACGCGGGATGAACGTACTCATCGAGAAGCCACTGGCACACACGCTCGAGAGCGCCGAACGAATCGCTCGAGCGGAACGGACGGCAGACGGGTTCGGAATGGTGGGCTTTCACAACCGATTTTCGCCAGCGACGACCGCCTTCAAGGAGTACCAGGCAAACGGCGCGTTCGGTGACGTGACGCACGTACAGGTCGACTACGTCCGACGTCGCGGCATTCCGGGGCGAAATTCCTGGTTTACGGATCCGGAGCACGCCGGCGGTGGTGCCTTGATCGACATCGGCGTTCACGCGATCGATCTCGCCCTCTACGTGCTCGGATTCCCCCGCGTGGTCGAGGCGACGGGGATCAGCCGGTCCGAATTCGGCTGGCGATGGAAGTACGTCGATCCCGACCGTCCGGAATCGAGCGACTGGGACGGTGACGGAACGTCCTTCGCAGTGGACGACTCCGCGAGCGCGTTCATCCGAACCGCAGACGACCGCACGGTCAGCGTCGAAGTGGCGTGGGCTGCCTCGCAGACGTCGCGAAACGACGTGGTCGTCCGCGGAACGGACGGGGGCGCGACGTTCGAACTCGGCGGTGACTCGCTGACGATCCACCACACGAGCACGAGGGGAACACCTCACTATCGGACGTCCGAGATCACCGCCACGCCACAGCTGACGCCGCACGAAACGCAACTCGAGATGTTCCTCGAGGCAGTTGCGACTCGCGAACCCCCGGCGTGTAACACGTTCGACCAGGGGTTGATGGTCCAGAAGATCATCGACTCCGTCTACCGATCCGAGGAGGACGGTCGCTCCATTTCCCTCGCACGTGCGGACGAGGAAATGCCGGCATAA
- a CDS encoding NAD(P)(+) transhydrogenase (Re/Si-specific) subunit beta gives MVELFSETVLSLVYLIAAILFIQGLRDMTHPRTAVRGNLTSAAGMFVAVGATVLWFDILRPEVLLGGLVVGATLGVGLSTTVEMTEMPQLVGLFNGLGGGASALVAGAEVFQLGTVNGGAIPAEVGTAAAASGIVGAVTFTGSMVAAGKLHGVVTGSAIRYTGEHVVKAVLLLVAVLSGVYMIVQPDVLAGVLQGSMVPSYWLLIVAASVLGVMLVIPIGGADMPVVISLLNAYSGLAAAGTGFVLGNSALIIAGTLVGAAGIILTVIMCESMNRSLANVLFGGFGEAAASSEEMDEIYEGNITETSPEELDMLLDTAGRVVIVPGYGMAVAQAQHAVAELAELLDEDDVEVEFGIHPVAGRMPGHMNVLLAEADVPYDKMKELEEVNPTFAQTDVVIVIGSNDVVNPLANTDDSSPIAGMPVLNVAEAGTVVVNKRSLSPGFSGIPNPLFAEDNCLMLFGDGQETMQEVVSQYKESH, from the coding sequence ATGGTGGAACTGTTCTCCGAGACGGTCCTCTCGCTCGTCTATCTGATCGCCGCGATCCTGTTCATCCAGGGGTTGCGGGACATGACGCACCCACGGACTGCGGTTCGCGGGAATCTCACGTCAGCGGCGGGGATGTTCGTCGCCGTCGGTGCGACCGTCCTCTGGTTCGACATCCTCCGACCCGAGGTGCTCCTCGGTGGGCTCGTCGTCGGTGCGACCCTCGGCGTGGGACTCTCAACGACGGTCGAGATGACGGAGATGCCCCAGCTGGTCGGGCTGTTCAACGGGCTGGGTGGCGGTGCCTCGGCGCTCGTCGCGGGCGCGGAGGTCTTCCAGCTCGGGACCGTAAACGGCGGTGCGATTCCAGCCGAGGTGGGGACCGCTGCGGCCGCATCCGGAATCGTCGGCGCGGTCACCTTCACGGGAAGTATGGTCGCCGCGGGCAAGTTACACGGCGTGGTCACCGGATCGGCGATTCGATACACGGGTGAACACGTCGTCAAGGCGGTGTTGTTGCTGGTCGCGGTTCTGAGCGGCGTGTACATGATCGTCCAGCCGGACGTGCTCGCAGGTGTGCTCCAGGGGTCGATGGTGCCCTCCTACTGGCTCCTGATCGTCGCCGCCTCGGTGCTCGGGGTGATGCTCGTCATCCCCATCGGGGGCGCGGACATGCCCGTCGTCATCTCGCTGTTGAACGCCTACTCCGGCCTGGCCGCCGCGGGGACCGGGTTCGTCCTCGGGAACAGCGCGCTGATCATCGCCGGTACGCTCGTCGGTGCGGCCGGCATCATCCTCACGGTCATCATGTGCGAATCGATGAACCGCTCGCTGGCGAACGTCCTCTTCGGCGGGTTCGGCGAGGCGGCCGCCTCCTCCGAAGAGATGGACGAAATCTACGAGGGCAACATCACGGAGACCTCCCCCGAAGAGCTCGACATGCTCCTCGACACCGCCGGTCGGGTCGTCATCGTTCCCGGCTACGGGATGGCCGTCGCCCAGGCACAACACGCAGTCGCCGAACTCGCCGAACTGCTCGACGAAGACGACGTCGAGGTCGAATTCGGCATTCACCCCGTCGCAGGCCGAATGCCGGGGCACATGAACGTGCTCCTGGCCGAAGCGGACGTTCCCTACGACAAGATGAAAGAACTCGAGGAGGTCAATCCGACCTTCGCCCAGACCGACGTCGTGATCGTGATCGGCTCGAACGACGTCGTGAATCCGCTCGCGAATACTGACGACTCGAGCCCGATCGCCGGGATGCCCGTCCTCAACGTCGCGGAGGCGGGGACCGTCGTCGTCAACAAACGTAGCCTCAGTCCCGGGTTCTCCGGCATCCCGAACCCGTTGTTCGCCGAAGACAACTGCCTGATGCTCTTTGGTGACGGGCAGGAAACGATGCAGGAGGTCGTGAGTCAGTACAAAGAAAGTCACTGA
- a CDS encoding peptide-methionine (S)-S-oxide reductase, which translates to MFLGSDAAFGADDGVVRTRVDYAGGAKSDPSDEIRGNRTEVVQTEYDPVQFSFGEVLR; encoded by the coding sequence TTGTTTCTGGGCTCCGACGCGGCGTTCGGCGCAGATGACGGTGTCGTGCGGACGCGAGTCGACTACGCTGGCGGAGCGAAATCCGACCCGTCCGACGAGATTCGTGGCAACCGTACGGAAGTCGTCCAGACCGAGTACGATCCTGTACAGTTCTCGTTCGGTGAGGTACTCAGGTGA
- a CDS encoding NAD(P)H-hydrate epimerase — translation MDLHAFRTTSGGSVTAVTADEMREVDRVAVEEYGLSLLQMMEQAGRGLAREALALTRDGPVVVLAGGGGNGGGGLACARHLANRELPVTVVLDREPAELEGVVARQCELLERTGLSIRTDVSTVETPALVVDALVGYGLEGALRGPSEELVRWADDAATRVLSLDVPSGIDATTGDEPGAAIRPARTLTLALPKTGLCETTAELVLGDISIPSAVYEAIEIPYEPPFGREFAVRLEATD, via the coding sequence ATGGATCTCCACGCGTTTCGAACGACGTCCGGTGGTAGCGTGACTGCAGTTACCGCCGACGAGATGCGCGAGGTCGATCGAGTCGCCGTCGAAGAATACGGATTGTCCCTGCTCCAGATGATGGAACAGGCCGGTCGCGGACTCGCCCGCGAGGCGCTAGCCCTCACCCGGGACGGCCCGGTCGTCGTCCTCGCCGGCGGCGGTGGCAACGGCGGTGGCGGCCTCGCGTGCGCTCGCCATCTCGCAAATCGGGAGCTTCCGGTAACCGTGGTCCTCGATCGGGAGCCGGCGGAACTCGAGGGCGTCGTCGCGAGACAGTGCGAACTACTCGAGCGCACGGGACTCTCGATCCGGACCGACGTTTCGACCGTCGAAACGCCGGCACTCGTCGTCGACGCGCTCGTCGGATACGGCCTCGAGGGGGCGCTCCGTGGCCCGTCGGAGGAACTCGTCCGGTGGGCGGACGACGCTGCGACGCGGGTCCTGTCGCTCGACGTTCCGTCCGGTATCGACGCGACGACGGGCGACGAACCCGGCGCCGCAATTCGGCCAGCACGAACGCTTACGCTCGCACTTCCGAAAACGGGGCTTTGCGAGACGACCGCCGAACTCGTCCTCGGCGACATCAGCATCCCGTCCGCCGTTTACGAAGCGATCGAAATACCCTACGAACCGCCGTTCGGCCGGGAGTTTGCCGTTCGGCTCGAGGCGACGGATTGA
- a CDS encoding Re/Si-specific NAD(P)(+) transhydrogenase subunit alpha, whose protein sequence is MIIGVPSEDAENETRAALTPSVAEDLVERGFDVLVSAGTGEDAGWSDAEYQDVGCELVDDRAAVFERADVIFQVRGLGAAPDGEADPYAEGQFVIGLLGPYGLEDELETLAERDVTAFALELIPRVSRAQSMDALSSMASVGGYKAALVAAEELPKLFPMQMTAAGTVRPADVFVVGAGVAGLQAIATADRLGANVRAYDIRPEVKEEVESLGAEFVELDLETDDASDEEGHAREQDEEFYRKQREMMNRVIADSDVVITTAAVPGKPSPELVTNEMIEGMETGSVIVDLAAEGGGNCEPTRADETVTYEGVTVFGPTNLPGTVSRTTSRLYANNVTNFLDNLLEDDELTIDATDEIVDATMLTHDGTIRNPHEQSDEEDDEEAEGESDDAAGDEDEETTAEATDDE, encoded by the coding sequence ATGATAATCGGTGTCCCAAGTGAGGATGCGGAAAACGAGACGCGAGCCGCGCTGACACCTTCTGTCGCGGAGGACCTCGTCGAGCGTGGGTTCGACGTTCTCGTTTCGGCCGGTACCGGCGAGGATGCGGGCTGGAGTGATGCTGAGTACCAGGACGTCGGATGTGAACTGGTCGACGACCGCGCCGCGGTTTTCGAACGGGCCGATGTGATCTTTCAGGTCCGCGGGCTCGGTGCCGCGCCGGACGGCGAAGCCGACCCGTACGCCGAGGGCCAGTTCGTGATCGGGCTCCTCGGACCGTACGGTCTCGAGGACGAACTGGAGACGCTGGCCGAGCGCGACGTCACCGCGTTCGCACTCGAGCTCATCCCGCGGGTCAGTCGAGCACAGAGTATGGACGCGCTCTCGTCGATGGCCAGCGTCGGCGGCTACAAGGCCGCCCTGGTCGCGGCCGAGGAGTTGCCGAAGCTGTTCCCGATGCAGATGACTGCGGCGGGAACCGTCCGACCCGCGGACGTGTTCGTCGTGGGTGCCGGCGTCGCGGGTCTGCAGGCGATCGCGACGGCGGACCGACTCGGTGCCAACGTGCGTGCCTACGACATCCGACCGGAAGTAAAAGAGGAAGTCGAGAGCCTCGGCGCGGAGTTCGTCGAACTCGACCTGGAAACTGACGACGCGTCCGACGAGGAGGGCCACGCCAGAGAACAGGACGAGGAGTTCTACCGGAAACAACGCGAGATGATGAATCGCGTGATCGCCGACTCCGACGTCGTAATTACGACGGCGGCCGTCCCCGGCAAACCGTCTCCGGAACTCGTGACCAACGAGATGATCGAGGGAATGGAGACGGGGTCGGTCATCGTCGACCTCGCGGCCGAAGGTGGCGGTAACTGCGAACCCACGCGGGCGGACGAGACGGTCACCTACGAGGGTGTCACCGTATTCGGCCCCACCAATCTGCCGGGAACTGTCTCTCGCACGACGAGTCGACTCTACGCGAACAACGTAACCAATTTTCTCGACAATTTACTCGAAGACGATGAACTCACGATCGATGCCACAGACGAAATCGTGGACGCGACGATGCTCACCCACGATGGAACGATCCGAAACCCGCACGAACAGTCCGACGAAGAAGATGACGAAGAGGCGGAGGGCGAATCCGACGACGCCGCAGGCGACGAAGACGAAGAGACGACCGCGGAGGCGACCGATGACGAATAA
- a CDS encoding MFS transporter gives MRDTMAGGRWRALLLVGFAELFAMTLWFSASAVSPELTQLWELSDAQQAWLTNAVQLGFVVGALLSASLTISDTFQPRYVFAGSAVLGAAATAVLAAFVTTALPAILLRFVTGVALAGVYPTGMKMMAGWFKTGRGMAIGVLVGALTVGSAAPHLLRVIGGVGNPRLVLYGSATIALVGAVLALFYREGPYQPDPSPFDPRALGRILRDRSVILANGGYFGHMWELYAVWTWIPVFLVASFTHRGVRNPQELASLLTFGTIAVGGIGAWLAGSAADRWGRTTVTATSMIVSGSATVLAGFVFGAPVWVVAPFVLLWGFVIVADSAQFSAAVSELADPGYVGSALTFQTAIGFLLTIGSIQLTPKIAEMVGWRWAFAPLLIGPLLGTISMVLLRRHPDANKLAEGVG, from the coding sequence ATGAGGGATACGATGGCCGGCGGTCGCTGGCGGGCGCTCCTGCTGGTGGGGTTCGCCGAACTGTTCGCGATGACGCTGTGGTTCAGCGCCTCAGCCGTCTCTCCAGAGTTGACGCAACTGTGGGAACTCTCGGATGCGCAACAGGCGTGGCTAACCAACGCCGTCCAGTTGGGATTCGTCGTCGGCGCGCTACTGTCTGCCAGTCTGACGATTTCGGATACGTTTCAGCCCAGGTACGTCTTCGCCGGATCGGCGGTCCTCGGTGCTGCTGCGACGGCCGTCCTCGCAGCGTTCGTCACCACCGCCCTGCCGGCTATCCTGCTGCGATTCGTGACGGGTGTCGCGTTGGCAGGTGTCTATCCGACCGGAATGAAGATGATGGCAGGCTGGTTCAAGACGGGGCGGGGAATGGCCATCGGCGTCCTCGTCGGCGCATTGACGGTCGGCTCGGCCGCGCCACATCTCCTCCGAGTGATCGGTGGCGTCGGAAACCCACGGCTCGTTCTCTATGGATCGGCGACCATCGCACTGGTCGGCGCCGTTCTCGCCTTGTTCTACAGAGAGGGACCGTACCAACCGGACCCGTCGCCGTTCGACCCGCGAGCCCTCGGGCGTATCCTGCGCGACCGGAGCGTCATCCTCGCCAACGGAGGCTACTTCGGACACATGTGGGAGCTGTACGCCGTCTGGACGTGGATTCCCGTGTTTCTGGTGGCCAGCTTCACTCATCGAGGCGTACGGAACCCCCAGGAACTCGCTTCACTGCTTACGTTCGGGACTATCGCCGTGGGTGGCATCGGTGCGTGGTTGGCCGGGTCGGCAGCCGACCGCTGGGGGCGGACGACCGTCACGGCGACGAGCATGATCGTCAGCGGTTCGGCGACCGTGCTCGCCGGTTTCGTCTTCGGCGCTCCGGTGTGGGTGGTCGCACCGTTCGTCTTGCTCTGGGGGTTCGTTATCGTCGCGGACTCGGCGCAGTTCTCGGCTGCCGTCTCGGAACTGGCCGATCCGGGTTACGTCGGCTCTGCGCTTACGTTTCAGACGGCAATCGGCTTCCTTCTCACGATCGGTTCCATACAGCTGACACCCAAAATCGCCGAGATGGTGGGGTGGAGATGGGCCTTCGCACCGCTCCTGATCGGACCGCTGCTGGGAACGATATCGATGGTGTTGCTGCGCCGTCACCCGGACGCGAACAAGCTCGCGGAGGGTGTCGGTTGA
- a CDS encoding NAD(P) transhydrogenase subunit alpha — MSEIVTYLTFFVLAAFLGYSVITKIPATLHTPLMSGSNAITGITLVGAVVVAGSSSSTLATALGFLAVVMATVNVVGGYMVSHFMLSDFHGGGD, encoded by the coding sequence ATGAGCGAGATCGTTACGTACCTGACGTTCTTCGTACTGGCCGCGTTCCTCGGTTACTCGGTCATCACGAAGATTCCGGCGACGCTCCACACGCCGCTTATGTCCGGTTCCAACGCCATTACGGGCATCACGCTGGTGGGCGCGGTCGTCGTCGCCGGCTCGAGTTCGTCCACCCTGGCGACGGCGCTCGGCTTCCTGGCGGTGGTCATGGCGACGGTCAACGTCGTCGGCGGCTACATGGTGAGCCACTTCATGCTCTCTGACTTTCACGGAGGAGGTGACTGA